The following proteins are co-located in the Micromonospora viridifaciens genome:
- a CDS encoding HesA/MoeB/ThiF family protein, which produces MAAGHRQSALTVAYFAEQVRSGFKNPGRSDYIALTYAPDVEADYPGAGIAEFAAWLVTADGVEPLDVACEPQVVGNAQLAPQWPVDPLAAATVTVVGTGSIGGATVHALADYGVGRLVLVDPDRLLWHNLVRHVSGPAQVGKMKVFALRDDLEKLRPDTHIEPHALDVIRDADKVRPLLARSDLVVCTADGVAPRRVVSHLARRAGLEAVLACVLEDGGIGEILRLRPWPDRGCLVCQRQALTDAGAIDPEPALDAGYGTGTRHRPMTAVGSDLHLVGQLAAKAAVATLLECAGHPDQRLPGDHGLLALRPKPGWPPPFDLARAGELRWLAARPPVSGCPTCEEP; this is translated from the coding sequence ATGGCCGCAGGACACCGCCAGAGCGCGCTGACCGTCGCCTACTTCGCCGAGCAAGTACGCTCCGGGTTCAAGAACCCCGGCCGCAGCGACTACATCGCACTGACCTATGCGCCCGACGTGGAAGCCGACTATCCCGGCGCTGGAATCGCCGAGTTCGCGGCCTGGCTCGTGACCGCCGACGGCGTTGAGCCCTTGGACGTGGCGTGCGAACCGCAGGTCGTCGGCAACGCGCAACTCGCCCCTCAGTGGCCGGTCGACCCGCTGGCCGCAGCAACGGTAACGGTCGTCGGGACCGGCAGTATCGGCGGCGCTACGGTGCACGCCCTCGCCGATTACGGCGTAGGCCGGCTGGTGCTCGTCGACCCGGACCGCCTGCTGTGGCACAACCTCGTGCGTCACGTCAGCGGCCCGGCGCAGGTCGGCAAGATGAAGGTCTTCGCCCTCCGCGACGACCTTGAAAAACTGCGGCCCGACACTCACATCGAGCCGCACGCTCTCGACGTCATCCGCGACGCCGACAAGGTTCGACCGCTGCTGGCCCGCAGCGACCTCGTCGTGTGCACCGCCGACGGTGTCGCCCCGCGCCGGGTCGTCAGCCACCTGGCCCGCCGGGCCGGGCTGGAGGCCGTACTCGCCTGCGTGCTGGAAGACGGCGGGATCGGTGAGATCCTGCGGCTACGGCCGTGGCCGGACCGGGGCTGCCTGGTCTGCCAACGGCAGGCTCTCACCGACGCCGGAGCGATCGATCCCGAGCCCGCCCTGGACGCCGGCTACGGCACCGGCACCCGCCACCGGCCTATGACCGCGGTCGGGTCGGACCTCCACCTGGTCGGCCAACTCGCCGCCAAGGCCGCCGTCGCCACGCTCCTGGAATGTGCAGGCCACCCGGACCAGCGGCTGCCCGGCGATCACGGACTGCTCGCGCTCCGCCCGAAACCAGGCTGGCCGCCGCCGTTCGACCTGGCCCGCGCCGGAGAACTGCGCTGGCTGGCCGCTCGCCCGCCCGTATCCGGCTGCCCGACCTGCGAGGAACCGTGA
- a CDS encoding Mov34/MPN/PAD-1 family protein, which produces MTVESPVQRVHLTAAAHAVIRQECTRSQDGNETGGILLGHLHDGVAEVRVAGRPGPAAVRQPAFFLRDLGYAQQLAHDAFTHDGSIWVGEWHTHLAAAPVPSERDLATYARLLADPDLGFETVVAIIAVANPQWDRPAAYAWACSGNQAVAVPLVLVTDDQCPTSTEDHR; this is translated from the coding sequence GTGACGGTCGAGTCGCCCGTCCAGCGTGTTCATCTCACCGCCGCCGCCCACGCCGTCATCAGGCAGGAATGCACTCGCTCCCAGGACGGTAACGAGACCGGCGGCATCCTGCTCGGCCACCTCCACGACGGCGTGGCGGAAGTCCGAGTCGCCGGCCGTCCCGGACCGGCGGCCGTGCGGCAGCCCGCCTTCTTCCTCCGCGACCTCGGGTACGCCCAGCAGCTCGCTCACGACGCGTTCACCCACGACGGCAGCATCTGGGTTGGCGAATGGCACACCCACCTCGCCGCAGCCCCGGTCCCGAGCGAACGCGACCTCGCCACATATGCCCGGCTGCTCGCGGACCCGGATCTCGGCTTCGAGACCGTCGTCGCGATTATCGCCGTCGCGAACCCCCAGTGGGATCGGCCTGCAGCGTACGCATGGGCCTGCTCCGGCAACCAGGCGGTCGCCGTTCCCCTGGTCCTGGTCACCGATGACCAATGCCCAACCTCAACGGAGGACCACCGGTGA
- a CDS encoding SAVED domain-containing protein, with the protein MTSPEPQPAAGSLSRVGALRSGFYYQDLIAWSAALRVLQPGGGYNQLEIEVNGAGNVDDVILRAITARHRYAQVKWAAKTADLINDAYLTNVPTKGKSLLQKFYGSWELLRHRDDVPPSLELTTNRALDPADPLLSLVDGRSDCLNPAARLATPTSPEGRRIDEWATHLRCERDDVLAMLDGLLFKVGLTVSSEQDRAQALMLANGLLADKDALDCGVVLVDKWVREGRRILTREDIRKEVERVNLRADGPRAVLLVQAIKREPHPDDATVVLDWVDLYDGDTPPLRRQPRDSADWVTMSNDIDEAVGTLTAQGHADIVLRGFMRQATFFTVGARLAQVSGTTITYLQNGVAWASNAKHVPVFAPSGVTTTVGAGNELAVAIGMSADPTTAVTRYVTDMNLPINRILTLLPADGAHDQSVAGPGEAVAYAQALRNAIRQDLERNPATRVHLFLAGPGGLALLLGHRWNRVAPTTVYEDLGAGHGYVSAFEVDA; encoded by the coding sequence GTGACCTCGCCCGAACCTCAACCTGCCGCCGGCTCGCTGTCCCGGGTCGGAGCCTTGCGATCCGGGTTCTACTACCAGGACCTCATCGCCTGGTCGGCCGCCCTGCGCGTGCTCCAACCCGGCGGCGGGTACAACCAACTGGAGATCGAAGTCAACGGTGCCGGCAACGTAGACGACGTCATCCTGCGCGCTATCACCGCCCGGCATCGGTATGCGCAGGTGAAGTGGGCGGCCAAGACCGCCGACCTCATCAACGACGCCTACCTGACCAACGTGCCGACGAAGGGCAAGTCGCTGCTGCAGAAGTTCTATGGGAGTTGGGAACTGCTGCGCCACCGTGACGACGTCCCACCGAGCCTGGAACTGACCACCAACCGCGCGCTCGATCCCGCCGACCCGTTGCTGAGCCTCGTCGACGGACGCTCCGACTGCCTCAACCCGGCGGCACGCCTCGCAACTCCTACCTCCCCGGAGGGGCGCCGTATCGATGAATGGGCGACACACCTGCGATGCGAACGCGACGACGTGCTCGCCATGCTCGACGGACTCCTGTTCAAGGTCGGCCTGACCGTTAGCAGCGAACAGGATCGAGCACAGGCACTCATGCTCGCCAACGGACTTCTCGCGGACAAGGACGCCCTCGACTGCGGTGTTGTCCTCGTCGACAAATGGGTACGCGAAGGCAGGCGCATCCTCACCCGCGAGGACATCCGCAAGGAGGTGGAGCGAGTGAACCTGCGCGCCGACGGTCCTCGCGCCGTACTCCTCGTCCAGGCGATCAAGCGCGAACCGCATCCGGACGACGCCACCGTTGTCCTCGACTGGGTTGACCTGTACGACGGCGACACGCCACCGCTGCGACGCCAGCCACGTGACTCAGCGGACTGGGTCACCATGAGTAACGACATCGACGAAGCTGTCGGCACTCTCACCGCGCAGGGCCACGCCGACATCGTCCTGCGCGGCTTCATGCGCCAGGCCACCTTCTTCACCGTCGGCGCTCGCCTCGCGCAGGTCAGCGGCACCACCATTACGTACCTGCAGAACGGCGTAGCCTGGGCATCGAACGCGAAACACGTACCGGTCTTCGCCCCCAGCGGCGTCACGACCACCGTCGGTGCCGGCAACGAACTCGCAGTGGCCATCGGTATGAGCGCCGATCCGACGACCGCAGTCACTCGATACGTCACCGACATGAATCTCCCGATCAACAGAATCCTCACCCTGCTGCCCGCCGACGGTGCCCACGACCAGTCCGTCGCCGGCCCTGGCGAGGCTGTTGCCTACGCTCAGGCACTGCGCAACGCCATCCGCCAGGACCTCGAACGCAACCCCGCCACTCGCGTCCACCTCTTCCTCGCCGGACCTGGCGGCCTCGCACTGCTGCTGGGACACCGTTGGAACAGGGTCGCTCCGACAACGGTCTATGAAGACCTCGGTGCCGGGCACGGCTACGTGTCGGCGTTCGAGGTCGACGCGTAA
- a CDS encoding TIGR02679 domain-containing protein: MPADLTYLAEDVDLHPLWRAVHVRLCAGTRPEAINTVRVLALSTAGIAQLRTWLDTSTRRRRGTSAVTVSGDTATVPLRELLAVLDIDRGTLIALVEKAVGEPVVDRSAATLAAADRRAQLWQYATEELPDLPQLVARMRVTGVGEDDTEIRHSIAALAAALRRIPARPPVPLAKLAHDITGDPHYFDLTTLNGIRLVAAVAERAGQTEPLRPDLVRALLATVGVIADRLSATVLLFNVEVVGNGPIDRRLRDSPAPVALTLLDLVQYPPVLAPQTLTVVENPSVMEIAFTAGVRQPIACTSGQLRAIDHVLFQLAVAHGVRLRYAGDIDTAGKQIAAVVASTYGAELIAMDDDTASAARHHPSAIPRPRLREGEPPNALAAATAAVYQEHDVLLARILSAHPR; the protein is encoded by the coding sequence ATGCCGGCTGACCTCACCTACCTGGCGGAAGACGTCGACCTGCATCCTCTGTGGCGCGCCGTCCACGTGCGTCTCTGCGCCGGCACCCGCCCCGAGGCGATCAACACGGTTCGGGTCCTGGCACTGAGCACAGCCGGTATCGCGCAACTGCGGACCTGGCTCGACACCTCCACACGCCGGCGCCGCGGCACATCCGCCGTCACCGTGTCCGGCGATACCGCCACGGTCCCGCTACGAGAACTCCTCGCCGTGCTCGACATCGATCGGGGAACGCTCATCGCACTGGTCGAGAAAGCGGTGGGGGAACCGGTCGTCGACCGTAGCGCCGCTACGCTGGCCGCGGCGGACCGTCGTGCGCAGCTGTGGCAGTACGCGACCGAGGAGCTTCCCGACCTGCCGCAGCTCGTCGCCCGGATGCGGGTCACCGGCGTCGGCGAGGACGATACCGAGATCCGGCACAGCATCGCCGCGCTCGCCGCAGCCCTGCGACGCATTCCGGCCCGGCCGCCGGTACCTCTGGCGAAGCTCGCCCACGACATCACCGGCGACCCGCACTATTTCGACCTGACCACCCTCAACGGCATCCGCCTCGTGGCTGCGGTCGCCGAACGCGCTGGCCAAACCGAGCCGCTTCGGCCGGATCTTGTGCGCGCGCTGCTGGCCACCGTCGGTGTCATCGCCGACCGGCTCTCCGCGACCGTCCTGCTCTTCAACGTCGAGGTTGTCGGCAACGGACCGATCGACCGGCGACTGCGTGATTCACCGGCGCCGGTGGCGCTCACCCTGCTCGACCTCGTACAATATCCGCCCGTTCTCGCGCCGCAAACCCTGACGGTGGTGGAGAACCCGTCGGTCATGGAGATCGCCTTCACTGCCGGAGTGCGACAACCGATCGCCTGCACCAGCGGCCAGTTACGCGCGATCGATCATGTGCTATTTCAACTCGCTGTCGCGCACGGCGTGCGTCTGCGGTATGCCGGCGACATCGACACTGCGGGCAAACAGATCGCGGCGGTCGTCGCATCGACCTATGGCGCCGAATTGATCGCGATGGACGACGACACCGCCTCCGCAGCTCGACATCACCCGTCGGCTATACCCCGGCCCAGGCTGCGCGAAGGTGAGCCGCCCAACGCGCTCGCTGCCGCAACGGCCGCGGTCTACCAGGAACACGACGTCCTTCTCGCGCGAATCCTCAGTGCTCACCCGCGCTGA
- a CDS encoding SbcC/MukB-like Walker B domain-containing protein: MFADGWLALAGPNGSGKSLTASMLVTVLLDGEVSQKALSVSGEAVGTLIDRHTDRNAKEDRTGAWWLEYGYRDSGTGDVRYLTTGLWLRSQSSGLQKAFFIMPGRVGTDLVLAQQRDPVPIEGLAEQVAAANGRLFTSHDRLTSKVRDYVNLAEENQYRDAIRTTLFAPLDSVQFDALVGVLRSLRSVRTAEAISPNQMRAVLTEALPALDPRALQFIADTMERIADLEAQLKQARAEIRQLEQSEQQYQRYIDAIIAEEAARLANAQTVFDDHAREARTAEQQLADAQAQAARVQARREELRGEIAGVRGRLQAAEDALRDHAGAELPHLEDRLTDLRKQQSELEAAGLDLQEESQHAAQHAVESADQVRNSQRHLTGIVSRLRATAADVGAHAFVDRLAEVTEQVTAANSLNQDPPKADLAQITETPRGWIETRTTTLNGIDTTLHEHDIAQIEQRTEAGHLRTAEEAQDHAADRAGDARAERRTAEQDLLDELDRWDSRRAQLPSVPADLTTDAEDRIDPDRLVAWLHEAGTATRERIALAAREQDVVHGTRLVHGAEGAAHRAAQARDRAEKVADQAQRDLENAQAQADLDRTAVDEQASQARADHDAAVDAAHAITATAEQALVDGRVDATKAATEWSRQVAGWRAGLVHLDGHTVNLPDDPDAIDLRQPFLDLERAHSAAVSGLQRAIAEAGRAVDDARQRVTGIEDELEQARQQLPVPQAPPWRSPRDPGRGVPLWAAVAFAEHVSAEQADRIEGALLTAGLLDALITGDRLVGDGDLVLAGDRPAAGQSLADILVAESGSGADPRHVEWLLQAVAIDLAGSDLSIGHLRTGNMIASAPPNYRATFIGRTARERARLALVAGLEQRLATARQDLEAEKQRVEHLEAAVRASRRERDDFPPTDVVAVAREQVSQLQLGVAKAQQQTTQALATAAAQLTGLLAELDAVRNAIDRTVETARRRLEEASGALGRSRQAESGAGDALTTAREELAEATERRNEARMAQQLCAAEEQRFPDVEQLRRTTRDEDAAERDEAAARASVDEHRRRHQQASDRVRTALRALHTAATLPDGAILPTDREVLRRHRDLVATLLQQIEAWQSAGQRTLDLLATAQREQRTADRVAIRFQKAVAAADQIRLTAEELDARMEQTRALYGAEYAELRQTKDRLADELTDKLAEVERREAEFRTYDNAAVAATTTLDKIAPRRREADQHRTDCFDRMCLLITHGFAEVPETLPRDSDNRPANLTAALTWSRQLLAGKPTTSARLDTLRIARERVQKQLESTIRSVNQALAEFDQQLDSTTLEGTEWRRITLAAPNAAVGEDLRQAAETLRATAEGLERDLRQDVKATLKTSMFTQLRRDIQTRREAARELVRQIRATLENVRTGVARVGVQVDWKVRDDGNSQQMVALLKAPPSDEVFDQMYEILRERMEDAGEETWTDRVAHTFDYRSWHYWEISVTHSSFGADQFKPVNARSNPLKGLSTGESRLATMLPLLAAAWSMYSGDTYQGPRLLSIDEIDAAFDDRNLRQILNLLRTWDFDVLATTPTIAPLIKREAQHVVVHEVITDGRHRVTVPWLWKGSGEPAPLPLAAPTADTTPAGH; encoded by the coding sequence ATGTTCGCCGACGGCTGGCTGGCGCTGGCCGGGCCGAACGGATCCGGCAAGTCCTTGACCGCCTCGATGCTAGTCACCGTACTGCTCGACGGCGAGGTGTCGCAGAAGGCGCTGTCGGTGTCTGGTGAAGCCGTCGGCACACTGATCGACCGGCACACCGACCGCAACGCGAAGGAGGACCGCACCGGAGCGTGGTGGCTGGAGTACGGCTACCGCGATAGCGGCACCGGTGACGTTCGCTACCTGACGACCGGCCTGTGGCTGCGCTCGCAGAGCAGCGGCTTGCAGAAGGCGTTCTTCATCATGCCGGGCCGCGTCGGCACCGACCTCGTCCTCGCCCAGCAGCGGGATCCGGTACCGATTGAAGGGCTCGCCGAACAGGTCGCCGCCGCGAACGGCCGACTGTTCACCTCCCACGACCGTCTCACCTCGAAGGTCCGGGACTATGTGAACCTTGCCGAGGAGAACCAGTACCGCGACGCGATCCGTACGACGTTGTTCGCGCCGTTGGACTCGGTGCAGTTCGACGCTCTCGTCGGAGTGCTGCGCAGCCTGCGCAGCGTCCGCACCGCAGAAGCGATCTCCCCGAATCAGATGCGAGCGGTGCTGACCGAGGCGCTTCCGGCGCTGGATCCTCGCGCGTTGCAGTTCATCGCCGACACCATGGAACGCATCGCCGACCTTGAGGCACAACTGAAGCAAGCCCGTGCCGAGATTCGGCAGCTGGAACAATCGGAGCAGCAGTACCAGCGCTACATCGACGCGATCATCGCCGAGGAGGCCGCCCGGCTGGCGAATGCCCAGACGGTCTTCGACGACCACGCCCGTGAAGCGCGCACCGCCGAGCAGCAGTTGGCGGACGCGCAGGCACAGGCTGCGCGGGTGCAGGCCCGGCGCGAGGAACTGCGCGGCGAGATCGCCGGTGTCCGCGGCCGGCTGCAGGCCGCCGAGGATGCGCTGCGTGACCATGCCGGCGCCGAGCTTCCGCATCTCGAAGATCGCCTCACTGATCTACGCAAGCAGCAATCCGAGCTGGAAGCAGCCGGCCTGGACTTGCAGGAAGAGTCGCAACACGCCGCCCAGCACGCGGTGGAGTCCGCGGATCAGGTCCGCAACAGTCAGCGCCATCTGACGGGGATCGTCTCGCGGCTACGCGCAACAGCCGCCGACGTCGGCGCGCACGCATTCGTCGATCGTCTCGCCGAGGTCACCGAACAGGTCACGGCAGCCAACAGCCTCAACCAGGACCCGCCCAAGGCTGACCTCGCCCAGATCACCGAAACACCACGCGGCTGGATCGAGACGCGCACGACAACCCTCAACGGCATCGACACGACGCTGCACGAGCACGACATTGCACAAATCGAACAACGAACCGAGGCCGGGCATCTCCGCACCGCCGAGGAGGCCCAGGACCATGCCGCCGACCGTGCCGGCGATGCCCGCGCCGAACGTCGTACCGCCGAGCAGGACCTACTCGACGAATTGGACCGATGGGACAGCCGCCGGGCCCAGCTTCCGTCCGTCCCGGCGGACCTGACGACTGATGCCGAGGACCGAATCGACCCCGACCGGTTGGTTGCCTGGCTACACGAGGCCGGGACCGCCACACGGGAACGGATCGCCCTGGCAGCCCGGGAACAGGACGTCGTGCACGGCACCCGCCTCGTGCACGGTGCCGAGGGTGCGGCACACCGGGCCGCTCAGGCTCGGGATAGGGCCGAAAAAGTCGCCGATCAGGCCCAACGTGACCTGGAGAACGCGCAGGCGCAGGCCGACCTCGACCGTACGGCCGTCGACGAACAAGCAAGCCAAGCCCGAGCCGACCATGACGCCGCCGTGGACGCTGCCCACGCCATCACCGCCACAGCTGAGCAAGCTCTGGTCGACGGCCGCGTGGACGCCACCAAGGCAGCAACCGAGTGGAGCCGCCAGGTGGCCGGGTGGCGCGCCGGGCTCGTCCACCTCGACGGTCATACGGTGAACCTTCCGGACGATCCCGATGCCATCGATCTGCGGCAGCCGTTCCTCGATCTGGAACGGGCCCACTCGGCGGCCGTTAGCGGTCTGCAACGCGCGATCGCCGAGGCGGGGCGTGCCGTCGATGATGCGAGGCAACGAGTCACCGGGATCGAGGACGAGCTCGAACAGGCCCGGCAACAGTTGCCGGTGCCGCAAGCGCCGCCGTGGCGGTCGCCACGCGATCCGGGCCGTGGCGTGCCGTTGTGGGCCGCCGTTGCTTTCGCCGAGCACGTCAGCGCCGAACAGGCCGACCGTATCGAAGGTGCCCTGCTGACCGCAGGCCTGCTCGACGCGCTGATCACCGGCGACCGCCTGGTCGGCGACGGTGACCTGGTGCTCGCCGGCGACCGTCCCGCGGCCGGGCAGAGTCTCGCCGACATTCTCGTTGCGGAGAGCGGCTCGGGCGCCGACCCGCGGCACGTCGAATGGCTGCTGCAGGCCGTCGCCATCGACCTGGCCGGCAGCGACCTCAGCATCGGGCACCTGCGCACCGGCAACATGATCGCATCGGCTCCGCCCAACTACCGAGCCACGTTCATCGGCCGGACCGCACGCGAACGCGCCCGGCTCGCGCTCGTCGCCGGCCTCGAACAGCGACTAGCCACCGCGCGCCAGGACCTTGAGGCTGAGAAGCAACGCGTTGAACACCTTGAAGCCGCTGTCCGCGCGTCCCGCCGGGAGCGGGATGACTTCCCTCCTACCGACGTGGTTGCCGTGGCACGCGAGCAGGTCAGCCAACTGCAGCTCGGCGTCGCGAAAGCTCAGCAGCAAACCACGCAGGCACTGGCCACCGCCGCAGCGCAGCTCACCGGCCTGCTCGCCGAGCTCGACGCCGTCCGCAACGCCATAGACCGGACGGTGGAGACTGCCCGCCGGCGGCTTGAGGAGGCGTCCGGCGCACTAGGACGATCCCGGCAAGCCGAATCCGGCGCCGGCGATGCCCTGACCACCGCGCGGGAGGAGCTGGCGGAAGCCACCGAGCGGCGGAACGAGGCCCGAATGGCTCAGCAACTGTGCGCCGCCGAGGAACAGCGATTCCCCGACGTGGAGCAGTTGCGCCGCACCACCCGTGATGAGGACGCCGCCGAACGGGACGAGGCCGCCGCCCGCGCCTCGGTCGACGAGCACCGCCGCCGGCACCAGCAAGCCAGCGACCGCGTCCGCACGGCGCTGCGCGCACTGCATACCGCCGCGACGCTGCCCGACGGCGCCATCCTGCCAACCGACCGAGAAGTGCTACGGCGGCACCGGGACCTGGTCGCTACCCTGCTGCAGCAGATCGAGGCCTGGCAGAGCGCCGGGCAGCGAACCCTCGACTTGCTCGCAACAGCCCAGCGCGAGCAGCGGACAGCGGACCGGGTCGCCATCCGGTTCCAGAAAGCGGTCGCCGCCGCGGACCAGATCCGGCTCACCGCCGAGGAACTGGACGCCCGGATGGAGCAGACCCGAGCGCTGTACGGGGCGGAATATGCCGAGCTACGCCAGACGAAAGACAGGCTCGCCGACGAACTGACCGACAAACTGGCCGAGGTCGAGCGACGCGAGGCCGAGTTCCGCACGTACGACAATGCTGCGGTCGCCGCCACCACCACGCTCGACAAGATCGCGCCGCGTCGTCGAGAGGCCGACCAGCACCGCACCGACTGCTTCGATCGGATGTGCCTGCTGATCACCCACGGCTTCGCCGAAGTGCCGGAAACCCTGCCGCGTGATAGCGACAACCGGCCGGCCAACCTGACCGCCGCACTCACCTGGTCGCGTCAACTGCTCGCCGGCAAACCCACCACCAGCGCCCGGCTGGACACCCTGAGGATCGCTCGGGAACGGGTGCAGAAGCAGCTCGAGAGCACGATACGGTCCGTCAACCAGGCCCTCGCAGAGTTCGATCAGCAGCTCGACAGCACCACCCTTGAGGGCACCGAGTGGCGGCGCATCACGCTCGCCGCACCCAACGCCGCCGTCGGCGAGGATCTGCGGCAAGCCGCCGAGACACTCCGCGCCACAGCCGAAGGCCTCGAACGAGATCTGCGCCAGGACGTCAAAGCGACTCTCAAGACGTCGATGTTCACCCAGCTGCGGCGTGACATCCAGACCCGCCGCGAGGCGGCAAGGGAACTTGTCAGACAGATCCGGGCCACTCTCGAGAACGTCCGGACCGGCGTGGCCCGCGTCGGCGTGCAGGTCGACTGGAAGGTCCGCGACGACGGCAATTCCCAGCAAATGGTCGCCCTACTCAAAGCGCCGCCCTCCGACGAGGTTTTCGATCAGATGTACGAGATCTTGCGGGAACGGATGGAGGACGCCGGCGAGGAAACCTGGACCGACCGCGTCGCCCACACCTTCGACTACCGCTCCTGGCACTACTGGGAGATCAGCGTCACGCACAGCAGCTTCGGCGCCGACCAGTTCAAGCCGGTAAACGCCCGATCCAACCCGCTCAAAGGCCTGTCCACCGGCGAATCCCGACTCGCCACGATGCTTCCGCTGCTGGCCGCTGCCTGGTCGATGTACTCCGGCGACACCTACCAGGGGCCTCGCCTGCTGTCCATCGACGAGATCGACGCCGCCTTCGACGACCGCAACCTGCGCCAGATTCTCAACCTGCTGCGAACCTGGGATTTCGACGTCCTCGCGACCACACCCACCATCGCCCCGCTGATCAAACGCGAAGCTCAGCACGTCGTCGTCCACGAAGTCATCACCGACGGCCGGCACCGCGTGACCGTCCCGTGGTTGTGGAAGGGCAGCGGGGAACCGGCACCCCTACCCCTCGCCGCACCTACCGCAGACACGACCCCGGCCGGACACTGA
- a CDS encoding DUF2398 family protein, which translates to MTQRLLDPDLADAARHLILTCRISSAEDPVRYRVVLRGRREITDFFRTELGWTLHIHDVGGMVRLHKRRDDVPGDRGPRLQRRSGRGELAPAQVLVLAALVCEQLWRRPRISLRELLQSVAQVCAAEAGTGRLPAFRIVAADGVSKREAQAARANIVDAIKLLQVDGEISVDADLDRAVTDENAEVFITADRDSLANKFASLSPTLLSLSDRAPSQHVATLTAVSLPDAEPDAVAQRQASVEGRRLTALRRVADDPAADPEDDPNPVGYLATSTGRERALNIAAALGLVASVRRDWWEITDPTGTASDFDFPQGRKTERQGALALLSYLPHHGASEVTADEITTLFEEIRRDMPRWAAGYAEQLPVLARAAAAELVTAGLLQVTGDEDRWLITPGVHLWRVRARHGQPARPGRHRTEADSDTREEPA; encoded by the coding sequence ATGACCCAGCGGCTTCTCGACCCGGATCTCGCTGACGCGGCACGCCACCTGATCCTCACCTGCCGGATCTCTTCGGCCGAGGATCCGGTTCGCTACCGTGTGGTGCTGCGCGGCCGACGGGAGATTACCGACTTCTTCCGTACAGAACTGGGATGGACCCTGCACATTCACGACGTTGGTGGGATGGTGCGCCTGCATAAGCGCCGCGACGATGTTCCCGGGGATCGCGGACCGCGACTGCAGCGGCGCAGCGGACGAGGCGAGTTGGCTCCCGCTCAGGTGCTGGTGCTGGCCGCGCTGGTCTGTGAACAGCTGTGGCGGCGCCCGCGGATCAGCCTGCGCGAGCTGTTGCAGTCGGTGGCCCAGGTGTGCGCCGCCGAGGCGGGCACGGGTCGGCTACCGGCTTTCCGGATCGTGGCCGCGGACGGGGTCAGCAAGCGTGAAGCACAGGCCGCACGGGCGAACATTGTGGATGCAATCAAGCTGCTGCAGGTCGACGGGGAGATCAGCGTCGACGCGGACCTGGACCGGGCGGTGACAGACGAAAACGCGGAGGTGTTCATCACGGCTGACCGCGACAGCCTCGCCAACAAGTTCGCCTCGTTGTCGCCGACACTGTTGTCGTTGAGCGACCGGGCCCCCAGTCAGCACGTCGCCACGCTGACAGCGGTCTCGCTTCCGGACGCCGAGCCGGACGCCGTCGCGCAACGGCAGGCCAGCGTGGAGGGGCGCCGGCTGACCGCGCTGCGGCGGGTGGCGGACGACCCTGCCGCTGACCCGGAGGACGACCCGAACCCGGTCGGCTACCTCGCCACCTCGACCGGCCGGGAACGCGCGTTGAACATCGCAGCCGCGCTAGGGCTGGTCGCCAGCGTGCGCCGCGACTGGTGGGAGATCACCGACCCGACGGGAACCGCCTCTGACTTCGACTTCCCGCAGGGCCGCAAGACAGAGCGACAGGGTGCGCTAGCCCTGCTGTCGTACCTACCGCACCACGGCGCGTCCGAGGTAACCGCCGATGAGATCACGACATTGTTCGAAGAGATCCGCCGAGACATGCCACGGTGGGCGGCCGGCTATGCCGAACAACTGCCCGTCCTGGCCCGGGCCGCTGCCGCGGAACTGGTCACCGCCGGCCTGCTTCAGGTCACCGGCGACGAAGACCGGTGGCTGATCACACCGGGTGTGCACCTGTGGCGCGTGCGGGCACGACATGGCCAGCCCGCTCGTCCGGGCCGGCACCGCACGGAAGCTGACTCGGACACGAGGGAGGAGCCGGCGTGA